One part of the Schistocerca cancellata isolate TAMUIC-IGC-003103 chromosome 12, iqSchCanc2.1, whole genome shotgun sequence genome encodes these proteins:
- the LOC126109568 gene encoding ATP synthase subunit beta, mitochondrial, producing the protein MASVVRATAGLLKGFKPSFIANKLQNDSVNALSALSTNSQQRRWAATQPKAKSAGAQGKVVAVIGAVVDVQFEDSLPPILNALEVQNRTPRLVLEVAQHLGENTVRTIAMDGTEGLVRGQAVLDSGSPIRIPVGAETLGRIINVIGEPIDERGPISTDKYAAIHADAPEFVDMSVEQEILVTGIKVVDLLAPYAKGGKIGLFGGAGVGKTVLIMELINNVAKAHGGYSVFAGVGERTREGNDLYHEMIESGVISLKDKTSKVALVYGQMNEPPGARARVALTGLTVAEYFRDQEGQDVLLFIDNIFRFTQAGSEVSALLGRIPSAVGYQPTLATDMGTMQERITTTKKGSITSVQAIYVPADDLTDPAPATTFAHLDATTVLSRAIAELGIYPAVDPLDSTSRIMDPNIIGQEHYNVARGVQKILQDYKSLQDIIAILGMDELSEEDKLTVARARKIQRFLSQPFQVAEVFTGHAGKLVPLEETIKGFKQILNGEYDHLPEVAFYMVGPIEEVVQKAEKLAESS; encoded by the exons ATGGCGAGCGTAGTGAGAGCGACTGCTGGCTTACTCAAGGGTTTTAAACCCTCTTTCATTGCAAATAAACTTCAAAATGATTCCGTTAATGCATTATCAGCTTTATCTACGAATA GCCAGCAGCGCCGATGGGCAGCAACTCAGCCCAAAGCAAAATCTGCAGGTGCTCAAGGGAAGGTAGTGGCGGTAATCGGAGCCGTTGTGGATGTACAGTTTGAAGACAGTCTGCCACCCATCCTCAATGCTCTGGAAGTGCAGAACAGAACACCAAGGCTGGTGTTGGAGGTGGCCCAGCATCTTG GTGAGAACACAGTACGAACAATTGCCATGGATGGTACTGAGGGTCTTGTGAGAGGCCAGGCTGTGCTGGACTCAGGTTCACCCATTCGTATTCCTGTAGGTGCAGAAACCTTGGGCCGAATTATCAATGTCATTG GAGAACCCATTGATGAAAGGGGGCCCATAAGCACTGACAAGTATGCTGCCATCCATGCTGATGCTCCTGAATTTGTGGACATGAGTGTGGAGCAAGAGATTCTGGTTACTGGCATCAAAGTGGTGGACCTACTTGCTCCATATGCAAAGGGTGGAAAGATTG GTCTTTTTGGTGGTGCTGGTGTAGGCAAAACTGTGTTGATTATGGAGCTGATCAATAATGTTGCCAAGGCCCATGGTGGTTACTCAGTGTTTGCCGGTGTTGGTGAACGAACGCGTGAGGGTAACGACTTGTATCATGAAATGATTGAGTCTGGTGTCATCTCACTGAAGGACAAGACCTCAAAG GTAGCGCTGGTGTATGGGCAAATGAATGAACCACCTGGTGCCCGTGCTAGAGTTGCGCTGACTGGACTGACTGTGGCAGAATACTTCAGAGACCAGGAGGGACAGGATGTGCTGCTTTTCATTGACAACATCTTCAGATTCACCCAGGCTGGATCAGAG GTATCTGCCCTGTTGGGTCGTATCCCCTCTGCTGTAGGTTACCAGCCCACACTGGCCACTGACATGGGTACCATGCAGGAAAGAATCACCACCACAAAGAAGGGGTCAATTACATCAGTACAG GCCATCTATGTGCCAGCTGATGACTTGACTGACCCCGCTCCTGCCACCACATTTGCTCACTTGGACGCCACGACTGTATTGTCGCGTGCTATTGCTGAGCTGGGCATCTATCCTGCTGTGGATCCCTTGGACTCCACCTCCCGAATTATGGACCCTAACATCATTGGTCAGGAACACTACAATGTTGCTCGAGGAGTACAAAAGATATTGCAG GACTACAAATCTCTGCAAGATATTATTGCTATCCTGGGTATGGATGAGTTGTCTGAGGAGGACAAACTGACTGTGGCTCGAGCCAGGAAAATACAGAGGTTCCTGTCGCAACCTTTCCAGGTGGCTGAGGTCTTCACTGGCCATGCAGGAAAACTCGTCCCTCTTGAGGAAACCATCAAG GGTTTCAAGCAGATCTTGAATGGTGAATATGACCACTTACCTGAGGTAGCATTCTATATGGTGGGGCCCATCGAAGAGGTTGTTCAGAAGGCTGAGAAGCTTGCAGAATCGTCGTAG